One genomic window of Quercus robur chromosome 6, dhQueRobu3.1, whole genome shotgun sequence includes the following:
- the LOC126733340 gene encoding protein trichome berefringence-like 7 produces the protein MIDMMKSLKRVASLKRSASINRRALNVTSPRGLSVLSPRVSRWSGVSRLFHVLVVICFVISSLIAIGCGYMFVLPSLSQAFYGYGASKTNVSLSSCNIFNGSWVLDDSYPLYNATECPFVEQGFNCLGNGREDKDYLRWRWKPMDCVIPRPDVQSILGMLRGKRVVFVGDSMSRTQWESLICLLMTGVEDKKSVYEVNGNKITKRIRFLGVRFSSFNFTVEFFRSVFLVQPGGMPRHAPKRVKSTLKLDKLDNISSHWVNSDVLIFNTGQWWVPGKLFETGCYFQVRNTLKLGMPISAAYRTALGTWASWVERNINTNRTRVFFRSFEPSHWSDQTRRFCNMTQHPLSEARGRDRNLFSDTILEVAKNMTVPVTVLHITSMTALRSDAHVGNWSDSPYTPDCSHWCLPGVPDVWNEIVLSYLLTGYRLHF, from the exons ATGATTGACATGATGAAAAGTCTCAAAAGGGTTGCATCCTTAAAACGCAGTGCATCAATCAACCGGAGGGCCTTGAATGTTACAAGTCCAAGGGGATTGAGTGTTTTAAGCCCAAGAGTCAGTCGGTGGAGTGGGGTTTCACGCTTGTTTCACGTTCTTGTGGTGATTTGTTTTGTGATTTCATCCCTCATAGCAATTGGTTGTGGTTATATGTTTGTGCTCCCAAGTCTCAGCCAAGCCTTTTACGGGTATGGTGCATCCAAGACTAATGTTTCATTAAGTAGTTGCAATATTTTTAATGGAAGTTGGGTTTTGGATGATAGCTATCCATTGTACAATGCTACAGAATGCCCTTTTGTAGAACAAGGATTCAATTGCTTGGGAAATGGACGGGAAGATAAAGATTATTTGCGATGGCGATGGAAGCCTATGGATTGTGTTATTCCGAGGCCTGATGTGCAAAGCATATTAGGAATGCTTCGAGGCAAAAGAGTTGTTTTTGTTGGTGATTCTATGAGTAGAACACAGTGGGAGTCACTGATATGCTTGCTTATGACAGGGGTAGAAGATAAGAAGAGTGTCTATGAAGTGAATGGAAATAAGATTACAAAACGGATTAGATTTTTAGGTGTTCGGTTCAGTTCCTTCAACTTTACTGTTGAGTTTTTTCGCTCAGTTTTCCTGGTGCAACCGGGAGGGATGCCTAGACATGCACCAAAGAGGGTCAAGTCGACACTTAAATTGGACAAGTTAGACAATATTAGCAGCCATTGGGTTAATTCAGATGTTCTCATATTCAACACAGGACAATGGTGGGTGCCAGGAAAGCTTTTTGAAAC TGGCTGTTATTTCCAGGTTCGAAACACTTTAAAGCTTGGAATGCCAATTTCTGCTGCCTACAGAACTGCACTAGGCACATGGGCATCATGGGTTGAGAGAAACATCAATACAAATCGAACGCGTGTCTTCTTCCGAAGTTTTGAGCCATCTCACTGGAG TGATCAAACTCGTAGGTTTTGTAATATGACCCAGCACCCCCTATCAGAAGCAAGAGGAAGGGACCGGAACCTATTTTCAGATACTATTTTGGAGGTGGCAAAGAATATGACAGTTCCTGTAACTGTTCTGCACATAACTTCCATGACAGCTCTCCGGAGTGATGCTCATGTGGGTAACTGGAGTGACAGCCCATATACGCCTGATTGTAGCCACTGGTGTCTACCTGGGGTACCTGATGTGTGGAACGAAATTGTCCTCTCTTACCTGCTTACAGGCTATAGGCTTCATTTCTGA
- the LOC126733341 gene encoding protein TRACHEARY ELEMENT DIFFERENTIATION-RELATED 7A: MAPSENKDYFYPFFPLPPPHQYPPFPPKVLPPHSSPKVAPPHKHNFPPPPTPNVAPPPNPPLPPKAAPPHGTPSPPKVAPPHDNPPHGPITPPRPLLPPPATPPHHSFYPPPPHTISPPSPTVIPPPPHPISPPPAPGHHSTVIVIVFVSLGGLFFLAFLSVALCCFIKKRKKKTVQKTEIINIDEHIKVQEAIIPGPHGEQIKVLSIEEDLHIEEEIKKNEKVSEGPHIKPAKNHPQAIQAAASSSVSSHNHLEQKA; encoded by the coding sequence ATGGCTCCTAGCGAAAATAAAGACTATTTTTACCCATTTTTTCCTCTACCACCACCCCACCAATATCCTCCATTCCCTCCAAAAGTACTGCCACCTCACAGTTCTCCAAAAGTGGCCCCACCACATAAACATAATTTTCCACCTCCTCCAACTCCAAATGTGGCACCACCTCCTAACCCTCCATTACCTCCAAAGGCTGCACCACCACATGGCACTCCATCCCCTCCAAAGGTGGCACCACCTCACGATAACCCACCCCATGGCCCCATTACACCACCACGGCCATTACTTCCGCCACCAGCAACACCACCCCATCATTCTTTCTATCCACCACCTCCCCACACCATTTCACCCCCTTCCCCAACTGTGATACCACCACCGCCTCATCCTATTTCCCCACCACCAGCACCAGGACACCATTCTactgttattgttattgtattTGTCTCACTTGGTGGTCTATTCTTTCTTGCATTCCTTTCAGTTGCTCTGTGTTGCTTCAttaagaagagaaagaaaaaaacagttCAGAAAACTGAGATTATAAATATTGATGAACATATAAAGGTTCAGGAAGCCATTATACCAGGCCCACATGGTGAACAAATCAAGGTATTATCAATCGAAGAGGATTTGCATATTGAGGAAGAGatcaagaaaaatgagaaggtGAGTGAAGGTCCACATATTAAACCTGCAAAGAATCATCCTCAAGCTATTCAAGCGGCAGCATCCTCTTCTGTGTCCAGTCATAATCATCTTGAGCAAAAGGCCTGA
- the LOC126733339 gene encoding pentatricopeptide repeat-containing protein At3g26782, mitochondrial-like translates to MSYKAAFYLSSLLRNCVPLSAIYQAKQTHAQILVLGFLSNVTLQTDLLLFYSKCGVLQDARQVFDKMSERNMYSWNIMLASYAQNSLFLDAMNVFYDFLKMGLRPDHYTMPPVFKSCVGIGDTFLGKMLHGWVVRLGFEEYVVVGSSVLDFYVKFGNLVDAKRVFSNMLSRDSAVWNSMISGFGRAGFYVDALNCFRSMLSERVNMDSMTIPSILNACGREGDLMKGKEIHGQVVKSLIFDGDVAIGNSLIDMYAKCGCLDDSEKVFRNMCELNLVTWTTLISCYGVHGKGEDSLALFKKMKDCRFKPNCVTLTAVLASCSHSGLIDQGRKIFDSISFEYGLKPSVEHYACMVDLLGRFGHLEEALGLVKNMKSVATASVWGALLAGCVMHKNVEIGEVAALQLFELEPRNSSNYIALCGIYDSLSIRDGVSIIRAKMRNLGLVKTPGYSWMTIAGKIHKFYQGDCSHPQTKMIHEMLDQIIKAPTLPGDCGNYL, encoded by the coding sequence ATGTCTTACAAAGCTGCTTTTTACTTGTCTTCCCTACTCAGAAACTGTGTTCCACTCTCTGCAATTTACCAAGCTAAGCAAACCCATGCACAAATCCTTGTCCTTGGCTTCCTTTCCAACGTGACCCTTCAAACAGATCTCTTACTGTTCTACTCTAAATGTGGGGTTCTTCAAGATGCCCGCCAAGTCTTCGACAAAATGTCTGAAAGAAATATGTACTCATGGAATATAATGCTCGCTTCTTATGCTCagaattctctttttttggatgctatgaatgttttttatgattttctgaAAATGGGTCTTCGGCCTGATCATTATACAATGCCTCCAGTGTTTAAGTCATGTGTTGGAATAGGAGATACTTTTTTGGGTAAGATGCTTCATGGTTGGGTGGTTAGGCTTGGGTTTGAGGAATATGTTGTTGTGGGAAGTtcggttttggatttttatgtgAAATTTGGTAATTTAGTTGATGCAAAGCGGGTATTTTCTAATATGTTGTCTAGAGATTCTGCGGTTTGGAATTCAATGATTTCAGGATTTGGGAGGGCTGGCTTTTATGTTGATGCTTTGAATTGTTTCAGGAGCATGCTTAGTGAAAGAGTGAACATGGATTCCATGACGATTCCTAGTATTTTGAATGCTTGCGGACGGGAAGGAGACTTGATGAAAGGGAAGGAAATTCATGGGCAAGTAGTTAAGAGTCTCATATTCGATGGAGATGTCGCAATTGGTAATTCATTGATTGATATGTACGCAAAgtgtggatgcttggatgactCAGAAAAGGTCTTCAGGAACATGTGTGAACTGAATTTGGTAACTTGGACAACATTGATATCTTGTTATGGTGTTCATGGGAAAGGCGAGGATTCTTTGGCTttgtttaagaaaatgaaagattGCAGGTTTAAACCAAACTGCGTTACACTAACAGCAGTTTTGGCTAGCTGCAGCCACTCTGGTCTCATTGATCAAGGCCGGAAGATTTTTGATTCTATAAGTTTTGAATATGGATTGAAACCCAGTGTAGAGCACTATGCTTGTATGGTGGATCTTTTGGGTCGTTTTGGACATCTAGAGGAAGCACTTGGATTGGTGAAAAACATGAAGTCAGTGGCAACAGCAAGTGTTTGGGGTGCCCTACTTGCTGGTTGTGTGATGCACAAGAATGTTGAAATTGGAGAAGTTGCAGCTCTTCAGCTTTTTGAATTGGAACCTAGAAACTCTAGTAACTATATAGCTTTGTGTGGTATTTATGATTCTCTTAGCATACGTGATGGTGTTTCAATAATCAGAGCAAAGATGAGGAATTTGGGTTTGGTTAAAACTCCTGGTTATAGCTGGATGACCATTGCAGGAAAAATACATAAGTTCTATCAGGGAGACTGCTCTCATCCTCAAACCAAGATGATACATGAAATGTTAGATCAAATAATTAAGGCACCTACGTTGCCTGGTGATTGTGGAAACTACCTTTGA